The Gambusia affinis linkage group LG11, SWU_Gaff_1.0, whole genome shotgun sequence genome contains a region encoding:
- the LOC122840112 gene encoding probable G-protein coupled receptor 34 has translation MMISAFTTLNASNLCNISEQVDNKTLQTPLAVLYSIIFILGLTGNLVALWVFFFVHSKKNSLWIFLMNLALADLLLVVCLPFRIQYHLHENEWVLGDTMCKLVGYLFYMNMYVSITLLGLISVDRYMKIYGSARTRRKLSSPKWSIAACAIIWVVALTLMIPFLRKSNDKCPNTKRCFHYRTIPQEDLWKAHINIFVLVVFWLVFISLVLSYGKIALKLLRRSQRRPDLPTAPHYNRVARKSFFVLFLFVFCFVPYHAFRIFYIKTQISKETSGTRDLADKFNEISLVFSALNSCLDPVMFFMLSSSVRKEVRRFMSSVFCTRETSGTIGTIDANSSTELDSRTDKRESNTFSNVDEKKDVLSSAS, from the exons ATGATGATCTCCGCTTTCACGACGCTGAACGCCTCAAACTTATGTAACATCAGCGAACAGGTGGACAACAAAACGCTCCAGACCCCGCTGGCCGTGCTCTACtccatcatcttcatcctggGTCTCACCGGGAATCTGGTGGCTCTCTGGGTTTTCTTCTTCGTTCACTCCAAGAAGAACTCCCTATGGATCTTCCTCATGAACCTGGCGCTCGCAGACCTGCTGCTGGTCGTCTGTTTGCCGTTCAGGATCCAGTACCACCTCCATGAGAATGAGTGGGTGCTAGGGGACACAATGTGCAAGCTAGTGGGCTACCTCTTCTACATGAACATGTATGTCAGCATCACCCTGCTGGGGCTGATCAGCGTCGACCGCTACATGAAGATCTACGGCAGCGCGCGTACTCGGCGTAAGCTGAGCTCCCCAAAGTGGAGCATCGCCGCCTGCGCCATCATTTGGGTGGTGGCCCTGACTCTCATGATCCCCTTTCTCCGTAAAAGCAATGACAAATGTCCCAATACCAAAAG gtgttTCCACTACAGGACGATTCCGCAGGAAGACTTGTGGAAAGCACACATCAACATCTTTGTGCTGGTTGTCTTCTGGTTGGTCTTCATCTCTCTGGTGTTGTCCTACGGAAAGATCGCCCTGAAACTCCTGCGGAGGTCGCAGCGGAGACCGGACCTTCCCACAGCCCCCCACTACAATCGAGTCGCCCGCAAGTCCTTCTTTGTCCTGTTTCTGTTCGTCTTCTGCTTCGTCCCCTATCATGCCTTCCGGATCTTCTACATAAAAACCCAGATCTCCAAGGAGACCTCTGGGACGCGCGACTTGGCCGACAAGTTCAACGAGATTTCCCTGGTGTTTTCCGCTCTCAACAGCTGCCTGGACCCCGTCATGTTCTTCATGCTGTCCTCCTCGGTGAGGAAGGAGGTGCGGCGCTTCATGTCGAGTGTGTTCTGCACCCGAGAAACCAGCGGAACCATCGGAACCATCGATGCTAACTCCAGCACCGAACTGGACAGCAGGACCGACAAGAGAGAGTCGAATACCTTCAGCAATGTGGACgagaaaaaagatgttttatcaAGCGCCAGCTGA
- the LOC122840111 gene encoding probable G-protein coupled receptor 82 isoform X1, with the protein MEDPLSQPSLHNASCSLCPSAATLYFLPSIYALLFLTALPGNLLSLWVFLRCIPSISPIHIYLTHLSISNLLMAIMVPFLAVYFAKGTHWSIRDIPCQIVLHGITPVLHINIYISLLILAWVALSRFAVLIRNTHTSRPSACISLLPNSFFSSLTRVSFANGVCAILWVVAVGAIVPVTVYYSINEVTRREEVCYSPVVEIGGSVSSTTSVSLVILFFVLYLLVLVSYITVLKHIKRSRRNANITRSQSLLARVSRNIVVIQVVLSLCLLPYHIFKPIFIILAHYQSSSLDSSCSATTCNPLNVFIEVKNCLFLLAVLRSSIDPVMYFLLDRTFRQQALSLLRNNKLDFNKGQTVWTTTGSANQKTEKVGEGNVILSSVVLACERS; encoded by the exons ATGGAGGACCCATTGTCTCAACCTTCGCTCCATAATGCCTCCTGTTCCCTGTGTCCCTCAGCGGCAACGCTCTACTTCCTCCCCTCCATCTACgcactcctcttcctcaccgcTCTGCCGGGGAACCTGCTGTCTTTGTGGGTGTTCCTGCGCTGCATCCCTTCCATCTCCCCCATACACATTTACCTCACCCACCTGAGCATCTCTAACCTGCTGATGGCCATCATGGTGCCCTTCCTGGCGGTGTACTTCGCCAAGGGCACGCACTGGTCCATAAGGGACATCCCATGTCAGATAGTCCTGCATGGCATCACCCCTGTGCTCCACATCAACATCTACATCAGCCTCCTGATCCTCGCCTGGGTCGCTCTCAGCCGGTTTGCCGTGCTCATTCGGAACACCCACACCTCCCGGCCGAGCGCCTGCATCTCACTGCTGCCCAACAGCTTCTTCTCGAGTCTCACGCGGGTCTCCTTCGCAAACGGGGTGTGCGCCATTCTATGGGTGGTGGCAGTGGGGGCCATCGTTCCGGTGACTGTTTACTACTCCATAAACGAAGTTACAAGACGTGAGGAGGTGTGCTACAGCCCGGTGGTGGAAATAGGAGGCAGcgtttcttcaaccaccagcgTTTCCCTTGTAATTCTGTTCTTCGTCCTCTACCTGCTGGTGCTGGTCTCGTACATCACCGTCCTGAAGCACATCAAACGCTCGCGCCGCAACGCAAACATCACCCGCTCACAGAGCCTGCTGGCGCGGGTTTCCAGGAACATCGTGGTCATCCAG GTCGTCCTGTCTTTGTGTCTGCTGCCATATCACATCTTCAAACCCATCTTCATCATTCTGGCTCATTATCAGTCTTCTTCGCTGGACTCCTCCTGTTCTGCCACCACCTGTAATCCCCTGAACGTCTTCATCGAG gTAAAGAACTGCCTGTTTCTGCTCGCCGTTCTGAGATCATCCATTGACCCCGTGATGTACTTCCTGTTGGACAGGACCTTTCGCCAGCAGGCCCTGAGCCTTCTAAGGAATAACAAGCTGGACTTTAACAAAGGCCAAACGGTTTGGACGACTACAGGGAGTGCAAAtcagaagacagaaaaagtcGGGGAAGGAAATGTGATCTTATCGAGTGTGGTGTTAGCTTGCGAAAGAAGTTAA
- the LOC122840111 gene encoding probable G-protein coupled receptor 82 isoform X2 — MEDPLSQPSLHNASCSLCPSAATLYFLPSIYALLFLTALPGNLLSLWVFLRCIPSISPIHIYLTHLSISNLLMAIMVPFLAVYFAKGTHWSIRDIPCQIVLHGITPVLHINIYISLLILAWVALSRFAVLIRNTHTSRPSACISLLPNSFFSSLTRVSFANGVCAILWVVAVGAIVPVTVYYSINEVTRREEVCYSPVVEIGGSVSSTTSVSLVILFFVLYLLVLVSYITVLKHIKRSRRNANITRSQSLLARVSRNIVVIQVVLSLCLLPYHIFKPIFIILAHYQSSSLDSSCSATTCNPLNVFIEDLSPAGPEPSKE, encoded by the exons ATGGAGGACCCATTGTCTCAACCTTCGCTCCATAATGCCTCCTGTTCCCTGTGTCCCTCAGCGGCAACGCTCTACTTCCTCCCCTCCATCTACgcactcctcttcctcaccgcTCTGCCGGGGAACCTGCTGTCTTTGTGGGTGTTCCTGCGCTGCATCCCTTCCATCTCCCCCATACACATTTACCTCACCCACCTGAGCATCTCTAACCTGCTGATGGCCATCATGGTGCCCTTCCTGGCGGTGTACTTCGCCAAGGGCACGCACTGGTCCATAAGGGACATCCCATGTCAGATAGTCCTGCATGGCATCACCCCTGTGCTCCACATCAACATCTACATCAGCCTCCTGATCCTCGCCTGGGTCGCTCTCAGCCGGTTTGCCGTGCTCATTCGGAACACCCACACCTCCCGGCCGAGCGCCTGCATCTCACTGCTGCCCAACAGCTTCTTCTCGAGTCTCACGCGGGTCTCCTTCGCAAACGGGGTGTGCGCCATTCTATGGGTGGTGGCAGTGGGGGCCATCGTTCCGGTGACTGTTTACTACTCCATAAACGAAGTTACAAGACGTGAGGAGGTGTGCTACAGCCCGGTGGTGGAAATAGGAGGCAGcgtttcttcaaccaccagcgTTTCCCTTGTAATTCTGTTCTTCGTCCTCTACCTGCTGGTGCTGGTCTCGTACATCACCGTCCTGAAGCACATCAAACGCTCGCGCCGCAACGCAAACATCACCCGCTCACAGAGCCTGCTGGCGCGGGTTTCCAGGAACATCGTGGTCATCCAG GTCGTCCTGTCTTTGTGTCTGCTGCCATATCACATCTTCAAACCCATCTTCATCATTCTGGCTCATTATCAGTCTTCTTCGCTGGACTCCTCCTGTTCTGCCACCACCTGTAATCCCCTGAACGTCTTCATCGAG GACCTTTCGCCAGCAGGCCCTGAGCCTTCTAAGGAATAA